TCGCGACCCTTCTGGAAATATTCCATAGTGGTCAATCCGAGAGCATCGATCCATTCATTCGCGGCCCATATGGCCTGATAAAGATCATCACTGTTTTTCGCAAGCTCCTGGCCGATCCGCGCCAGGAGCGGTTTTTTCAGAAGGAAAATAAAGCTGGCGGTTTCACTCGGCGTGTAGCCTTGCAGCGCATGATCGCGGGAGAACGTGCTCATCATCTCCTTCAGCTCGTTCCATTCGCGGCTCCGGGTATCGAGGTTGGAATTGTTCTGCAGGCCCTGAATGAAGATGCGGAGAAAATTTTTGCACAGCTCGCGGACTTCGGCTTCGCGCACCAGCCCCATGCGGGTCATAGGCGAACGTTGACCGTCGAGCTGGGCTTTGATCCAATCGGTGAGAATATCGGTCTCGTGTTTCTTAAGGACATCACCGAAGGGATTCTTCTGCTGCATGGTCTTACCTCGTCCAGGAATTTGTGTTCAAAGCTACATGGGTAATGATGGAGTGAGAGATTTCTGGTTTCCTTGATGTTCAAAGGCTTACATGAATTTCCAGCAAAAGCAAAGAGGTGAGAGGATTGCGCGAAATCTTATTCCCTTGCATGAATCAAATTTCATACAGTCTGATGCTTCATTTCGAGTGTTTTGGAAGTCTGGAATGCTCACTGTCCTGAAATTCCTCCAGTGCTTTTTCTGTAAGGAATGCGCGGCTGAGTTGGGCTCGTTCTTTGCAATACAAAGCCTCGTGCATTTCTGAGGTCAGAAATATTTCACAATGACATGAGTTGGAGGTGAATGATGCAGAACGAACAGTCGGTAGAACAGCTGAACCGCTTGTTGCGCGGCGAACTTTCCGCGATCGAGACTTATGAGCAAGCCCTGCAAAAAGTGAAGGATGCCACCACCACCGACACGCTGCGGCGTCTGGCGGAAGACCATCGCTCCGCGGCCGACATCCTGCGTCAGCAGGTGGCGTTGTGCGGCGGCACGCCCGATCATGACTCAGGAGCGTGGGGCGTATGGGCCCGAACAGTTGAAGGCACCGCCAGTCTTTTGGGCGATAACCTTGCTCTGAAAGCTTTGAAGGAAGGCGAAGAGCACGGACTCAAGGAATATCAGGACGTGGCTGCGGATGACAGCATTCCTTATTCCGCCCGCAATCTGATCACCTCGGATCTTCTGACTCGGCAGCGTCAACACATTGGTGTTCTGGATCGCGTAATGGCGACACTCTCTTAATAAATCTGGGAAGGGCTGACCATGGATAGCAAAGTGAAAGAGGCCAGGCACGAGGCCTGGCAGCATCTGCAAAAGCTGATCAAAGATGTGGAAACGGCGATGCTGACGACGATATCGGGCGAAGATTTTCTGAGAAGCCGCCCTATGATTACGCAGGAGACCGATGACACGGGCGTGCTTTGGTTCTTCACCAACGATCATCAGGCGAAGGCCCAGGAGCTTGAAGAAGATCCGCGCGTCAATGTCAGCTACAGCAATCCCAGTGCGAACCGCTACGTCTCGGTCAGCGGACTTGGTGAAGTGGTCCATGACGAAGAGATGAAGCGCAAACTCTGGAAGCCCATCCTGAAGGCCTGGTTTCCAGACGGGGTGGACGACCCGCATCTCTCGCTCCTGAAGGTCTATATTGAGAAGGCGGAGTTCTGGGACGCTCCGGCCAGCACCTGGGTGGAGGTGGCTGGCTTTGCCAAGGCGCTTCTGACCGGTAAGCCCTATGAGGCTTCGCGTCAGGAACATGATACGATTAATTTGGTCGATCCGTCCGGTTTGTCGCAGCAAACATAGGAGAGCTAAAATCTCAGACCGTTTGTCGTTAAATACTAGCCTGATCTGATAGCAATTTTGTTTGTATGACAAAATTTTCTGTCAGTTCAGGTTTACACTTCATTCGCTACTTTAAAGAAACTTGCC
This sequence is a window from Oligoflexus sp.. Protein-coding genes within it:
- a CDS encoding STAS domain-containing protein, with translation MQQKNPFGDVLKKHETDILTDWIKAQLDGQRSPMTRMGLVREAEVRELCKNFLRIFIQGLQNNSNLDTRSREWNELKEMMSTFSRDHALQGYTPSETASFIFLLKKPLLARIGQELAKNSDDLYQAIWAANEWIDALGLTTMEYFQKGREELINRQQQEMLELSTPVVKLWDGILALPVIGTLDSARAQAVMESLLTTIMETGSKIAIIDITGVPTVDTVVAQHLMKTVAAARLMGADCIISGIRPQIAQTIVHLAIDLGGISTKATLADAFRLAMQRVGMNIVSQSVRV
- a CDS encoding PA2169 family four-helix-bundle protein, giving the protein MQNEQSVEQLNRLLRGELSAIETYEQALQKVKDATTTDTLRRLAEDHRSAADILRQQVALCGGTPDHDSGAWGVWARTVEGTASLLGDNLALKALKEGEEHGLKEYQDVAADDSIPYSARNLITSDLLTRQRQHIGVLDRVMATLS
- a CDS encoding pyridoxamine 5'-phosphate oxidase family protein — encoded protein: MDSKVKEARHEAWQHLQKLIKDVETAMLTTISGEDFLRSRPMITQETDDTGVLWFFTNDHQAKAQELEEDPRVNVSYSNPSANRYVSVSGLGEVVHDEEMKRKLWKPILKAWFPDGVDDPHLSLLKVYIEKAEFWDAPASTWVEVAGFAKALLTGKPYEASRQEHDTINLVDPSGLSQQT